The genomic window TATTTAAAGATATCTCTTTTAAATCCTTAATATATATTCATCCAAAGATTCTTTACACACCCTAACCATTTCCTTCATTTCCTCTTCTTCTATTATATATGGAGGATTAAAATATAAACAGTTTCCTATAGGTCTTAAAACTACACCCTTTTTAAGAGCAATCTTATATATTTCATAGCCCACTCTTTTTTCACTAGGAAAGGATTCCTTAGTTTCTTTATTGCTTACTAATTCTATTGCATTTATTAATCCTATATTTCTAATTTCGCCTATAAGCTGATGACTATTTAATTCACTTAATAAAATTTCATTTAACATTTTGCCTTTTTTATTTATCATATTTAAAATATTCTCTTCTTCAAATATCTTTAATACTTCTAAAGCTACTGCACACCCCATAGCATTTCCTGAGTACGTGTGAGAATGTAAAAATGCCTTATACTCACTATAATCTCCATAAAATACATTATATAATTTATTAGAAGTCATAACTACAGACATAGGCATATATCCCGCTGTTAATCCCTTAGATAAGCACATAATATCAGGACTTATTTCAGCATGCTCACAAGCAAACATCTTACCAGTTCTTCCATACCCAACTGCAATTTCATCTGCTATTAAATTAATATCATATTTGTCACATAATGCTCTTAGACTCTTTAAATATTTAGGTGAGTAAATTTTCATTCCTGCAGCCCCTTGTACCATAGGTTCAATTATAACTGCAGATATTTCATGATGATTATTTGCTAACAGTTCTTCCATGTACTTAAAACATTCTGCATTACAACTATCCCTATTCTTTTCATAATTACATCTATAACAATCAGGTCCTTGAACTCTATAGGTATCTACCATTAAAGGCCTATATACCTTATTATATATATCTATATCCCCTACCGATAATGCTCCTAGAGTTTCTCCATGGTACGCATCCGTAATAGCTACAAATTTCTGCTTTTTAGTTTTTCCTATTTGTTGATGATAATGAAAACTCATTTTTAAAGCTATTTCTACTGCCGCCGATCCATTATCTGCGAAAAATACCTTTTCTAATCTTTCAGGAGTTATCTTTACTAATCTTTCACTTAGCTCTATTGCTGGTATATTAGAAAAGTTTGCAAAAATAACATGCTCTATTTTATTTATTTGATTTATAATTGCATTATTAATTCTTTTATTGGCATGTCCAAACAAATTACACCACCAAGAGCTAATGGCATCTAAATATCTATTTCCATAAGTATCATAAAGATATATGCCTTCGCCTCTTTCAATAACTATTATTTTAAGTTCTTCATAGTCTTTCATCTGTGAACAAGGATGCCATATATATTTGAAATCCTTATCTATTAGATTCATAAATCGTCCCCCATTAACCGTTTATTAAACTTATTAACATATTAAAATTTATTAAATTATCCACATTATCTTTTTCTTTTTCCACAAATGGAATAGTTAAAATTCTATTTA from Clostridium septicum includes these protein-coding regions:
- the bioA gene encoding adenosylmethionine--8-amino-7-oxononanoate transaminase; this encodes MNLIDKDFKYIWHPCSQMKDYEELKIIVIERGEGIYLYDTYGNRYLDAISSWWCNLFGHANKRINNAIINQINKIEHVIFANFSNIPAIELSERLVKITPERLEKVFFADNGSAAVEIALKMSFHYHQQIGKTKKQKFVAITDAYHGETLGALSVGDIDIYNKVYRPLMVDTYRVQGPDCYRCNYEKNRDSCNAECFKYMEELLANNHHEISAVIIEPMVQGAAGMKIYSPKYLKSLRALCDKYDINLIADEIAVGYGRTGKMFACEHAEISPDIMCLSKGLTAGYMPMSVVMTSNKLYNVFYGDYSEYKAFLHSHTYSGNAMGCAVALEVLKIFEEENILNMINKKGKMLNEILLSELNSHQLIGEIRNIGLINAIELVSNKETKESFPSEKRVGYEIYKIALKKGVVLRPIGNCLYFNPPYIIEEEEMKEMVRVCKESLDEYILRI